The following are encoded in a window of Sphaerisporangium siamense genomic DNA:
- a CDS encoding helix-turn-helix domain-containing protein, whose translation MEGQLSSGREIDPRESPRALFAYELRRYRQAAGLSQKRLGWLTGYSDSMVNLIELTKRRPTERFAELCDRALALDGIMVRLYAATTWRTAPEYFRPWLEVEEEATALHNWEPMLVPGLLQTQAYARAILATSPGTSGEELDERLTQRMRRQAILGREKPPMISVIVDEAVLHRSIGGAEVMREQVKYLIEIAQHPMVTIQVVPYETEAHCGLAGGFIVAERVGWPYAAYMEAQPHGRTVDEPQTIAALTARYDAIRAEALPFKQSVKLLERVVNQRDR comes from the coding sequence ATGGAGGGGCAATTGTCTTCCGGCAGAGAGATAGATCCACGTGAATCGCCGCGCGCCCTCTTCGCCTACGAATTACGACGCTACCGGCAGGCGGCCGGGCTCTCGCAGAAGAGGCTCGGGTGGCTCACCGGCTATTCGGACTCCATGGTCAACCTGATCGAGCTGACCAAACGCCGGCCGACCGAGCGATTCGCCGAGCTGTGCGATCGGGCCCTGGCGCTCGACGGCATCATGGTCAGGCTGTACGCCGCCACGACGTGGCGGACGGCTCCCGAATACTTCAGGCCGTGGCTCGAAGTGGAGGAGGAGGCCACGGCGCTGCACAACTGGGAACCGATGCTCGTGCCCGGCCTGCTCCAGACGCAGGCGTACGCCCGCGCGATCCTGGCGACCTCACCCGGCACCTCTGGGGAAGAGCTGGACGAACGCCTTACGCAACGGATGCGGCGACAGGCGATTCTCGGTCGCGAAAAGCCTCCGATGATCAGCGTCATCGTGGACGAGGCCGTGCTGCATCGCTCCATTGGTGGGGCGGAAGTGATGCGGGAGCAGGTGAAGTACCTGATCGAGATCGCGCAGCACCCTATGGTGACCATACAGGTCGTGCCTTATGAGACCGAGGCGCACTGTGGGCTTGCAGGTGGGTTCATCGTCGCCGAACGCGTCGGTTGGCCATATGCCGCCTACATGGAGGCGCAACCGCATGGGCGCACGGTGGACGAGCCACAGACCATCGCGGCGCTCACGGCACGGTATGACGCGATAAGGGCGGAAGCCTTACCGTTTAAGCAGTCGGTCAAACTTCTAGAGAGAGTGGTGAATCAACGTGACCGCTGA
- a CDS encoding FAD-dependent oxidoreductase gives MRTPVTIIGAGLGGLTLARVLHVHGIPSTVYEAEPSPAARTQGGMLDIHDYNGQLAVEAAGLMDEFRGLVLEGRQAMRILNPDGTVLFEKADDGTGGRPEVQRAELRRILLESLPAGTVRWGRKAGGARALGDGRHEVIFADGATVTTSLLVGADGAWSRVRPLLSTATPEYTGASFVETYLFDADTRHPAAAKAVGGGSLMAPAQDKEIHAHRESGDTLHTYVVLTKPLDWFAAIDFTDAAAAAARIAREFDGWAPELTALITDGDTPPVLRPHYALPIEHRWDRVPGVTLVGDAAHLAAPNGEGANLAMYDGAELGKALAAHPGDVEAALAEYEQAMFIRSVEAATDDAHIREHLFGDDVPDGLIEMFTEHHS, from the coding sequence CACGATCATCGGCGCCGGACTGGGCGGGCTCACGCTGGCCCGCGTGCTGCACGTCCACGGCATCCCGTCCACGGTCTATGAGGCGGAGCCGTCCCCGGCGGCGCGCACGCAGGGCGGGATGCTCGACATCCACGACTACAACGGGCAACTCGCCGTCGAGGCGGCCGGCCTGATGGACGAGTTCCGTGGCCTCGTCCTGGAGGGCCGCCAGGCGATGCGCATCCTGAACCCGGACGGGACCGTCCTGTTCGAGAAAGCCGACGACGGCACGGGCGGACGCCCCGAGGTCCAGCGTGCCGAGCTGCGACGGATCCTGCTCGAATCGCTCCCGGCCGGCACCGTCCGGTGGGGGCGCAAGGCCGGTGGCGCCCGTGCCCTCGGCGACGGCCGCCACGAGGTGATCTTCGCCGACGGCGCCACCGTCACTACGAGCCTGCTGGTCGGCGCGGACGGCGCGTGGTCACGGGTCCGGCCGCTGCTGTCCACCGCCACACCCGAGTACACCGGCGCGTCGTTCGTCGAGACCTACCTGTTCGACGCCGACACCCGGCACCCCGCCGCCGCGAAAGCGGTCGGCGGCGGGTCGCTCATGGCGCCCGCGCAGGACAAGGAGATCCACGCGCACCGGGAGAGCGGCGACACCCTGCACACGTACGTGGTGCTCACCAAGCCGCTGGACTGGTTCGCCGCCATCGACTTCACCGACGCAGCCGCGGCCGCCGCGCGGATCGCGCGGGAGTTCGACGGCTGGGCCCCGGAGCTCACCGCGCTGATCACCGACGGCGACACCCCGCCGGTGCTGCGCCCCCACTACGCGCTGCCGATCGAGCACCGGTGGGATCGGGTGCCCGGGGTGACCTTGGTCGGCGACGCCGCCCACCTCGCGGCCCCGAACGGCGAAGGCGCCAACCTGGCCATGTACGACGGCGCCGAACTCGGCAAGGCCCTCGCCGCGCACCCCGGCGATGTCGAGGCCGCCCTCGCCGAATACGAACAGGCCATGTTCATCCGCAGCGTCGAAGCCGCCACCGACGACGCCCACATCCGCGAGCACCTGTTCGGCGACGACGTCCCCGACGGCCTGATCGAGATGTTCACCGAGCACCATTCGTGA
- a CDS encoding DUF397 domain-containing protein, with amino-acid sequence MTADLRGARWRKSSFSADTGNCVEVASNLPGVLAVRDSKDPAGPALVVAPGAWSAFLNGVRSGRFEA; translated from the coding sequence GTGACCGCTGACCTGCGGGGTGCCCGTTGGCGCAAGAGCTCTTTCAGTGCGGACACGGGTAACTGCGTGGAAGTCGCGTCGAATCTGCCGGGTGTTCTCGCGGTGCGTGACAGCAAGGACCCGGCAGGTCCTGCGCTGGTCGTCGCGCCGGGCGCGTGGTCGGCGTTCCTGAACGGCGTGCGCTCCGGACGGTTCGAGGCCTGA